The following proteins are encoded in a genomic region of Arachis stenosperma cultivar V10309 chromosome 4, arast.V10309.gnm1.PFL2, whole genome shotgun sequence:
- the LOC130976513 gene encoding protein ARABIDILLO 2: MVEGGGGEVSVSDSVDELSTEEWLLNAEKLVPEAIDKAKEVKVFLGRWKMIVSKLEQIPSRLSDLSSHPCFGKNALCKEQLQAVTRTLKESIELAEICLKDKFEGKLKMQSDLDSLAAKLDLNLRDCGLLVKTGVLGEVARPEADAATHGSIKELLARLQIGHLEAKHRALDSLVEAMREDEKKVLAVMGRSNIAALVQLLTATSHRIRETAVTVICSLAESGSCENWLVSEGVLPPLIRLVESGSFVGKEKAVISLQRLSMSAETARAIVGHGGVRPLVELCQTGDSVSQSAAACTLKNISAVPEVRQALAEEGVVRTIINLLNCGILLGSKEYAAECLQNLTASNENIRRNIITEGGVMSLLAYLDGPLPQESAVGALRNLVGSVPEDTLVSLGFLPRLSHVLKSGSPGAQQAAAAAICRVSSTPEMKKLVGEAGCIPHLVKMLEAKSSSGREVAAQAMASLISVSRNQREVKKDDKSVPNLVQLLDPSPQNSAKKYAVSCLGSLSSCKKCRKLMISYGAIGYLKKLTEMDIPGAKKLLERLEKGNFRSLFSKK, encoded by the coding sequence ATGGTGGAAGGTGGTGGAGGTGAGGTTTCGGTTTCGGATTCGGTTGATGAACTTTCAACAGAAGAATGGTTGTTGAATGCAGAGAAGCTTGTTCCTGAGGCAATTGATAAGGCTAAAGAGGTTAAAGTGTTCCTGGGAAGATGGAAGATGATTGTTTCGAAACTCGAACAGATCCCTTCGCGGCTGTCGGATTTGTCGAGCCACCCGTGTTTCGGGAAGAATGCGCTTTGCAAGGAGCAGTTACAGGCAGTTACAAGGACTCTGAAGGAATCAATTGAATTGGCTGAGATTTGTTTGAAGGACAAGTTTGAAGGTAAGTTGAAGATGCAGAGTGACCTTGATTCGTTAGCCGCCAAATTGGATTTGAATTTGAGGGATTGTGGCCTCCTCGTCAAGACTGGTGTCCTTGGCGAGGTGGCCCGGCCAGAGGCGGATGCTGCCACGCATGGCAGCATCAAAGAATTGCTCGCTCGCCTCCAGATCGGGCATCTGGAGGCGAAGCATAGAGCATTGGATAGTCTTGTGGAAGCAATGAGGGAAGATGAGAAGAAAGTTTTGGCGGTTATGGGGAGAAGCAACATTGCTGCTTTGGTTCAGTTACTAACCGCCACTTCTCACAGGATAAGAGAGACGGCGGTTACAGTTATATGCTCGCTCGCGGAATCCGGTAGCTGTGAGAATTGGTTAGTTTCCGAAGGCGTTCTGCCGCCTCTTATAAGGCTGGTTGAGTCTGGTAGTTTTGTGGGAAAAGAGAAAGCTGTAATTTCTCTTCAGAGGCTGTCAATGTCGGCGGAAACAGCCCGCGCAATCGTCGGACACGGCGGCGTTAGGCCGTTGGTTGAGCTTTGTCAGACCGGGGATTCGGTGTCGCAATCTGCGGCTGCTTGTACACTGAAGAATATTTCGGCCGTTCCGGAGGTTAGACAAGCTTTGGCCGAAGAAGGCGTCGTGAGAACAATAATCAATTTGCTTAACTGCGGAATTCTGTTGGGATCCAAAGAGTACGCGGCGGAGTGCCTGCAGAATCTAACTGCAAGCAACGAGAATATTCGTAGGAATATAATAACAGAAGGTGGCGTTATGAGTCTTCTAGCGTATCTTGATGGTCCTTTGCCTCAAGAATCCGCCGTTGGCGCGTTGAGGAACTTGGTAGGATCTGTCCCGGAGGACACACTCGTTTCGCTCGGCTTCCTTCCAAGATTGTCTCACGTGCTGAAATCCGGTTCCCCGGGAGCTCAGCAGGCGGCCGCAGCCGCAATCTGCCGAGTTTCCAGCACACCGGAGATGAAAAAGCTAGTGGGCGAAGCCGGATGCATACCCCATCTGGTAAAGATGCTGGAGGCGAAATCAAGCAGCGGTAGGGAGGTGGCGGCGCAGGCGATGGCGAGCCTAATTAGCGTGTCGCGGAATCAGAGAGAAGTGAAGAAGGATGATAAGAGTGTTCCAAACTTGGTTCAGTTGCTTGATCCAAGTCCACAGAACAGTGCAAAGAAATATGCAGTTTCATGCttgggatcactttcttcatgCAAGAAATGCAGGAAGCTTATGATCTCTTATGGCGCAATTGGGTATCTGAAGAAACTCACTGAGATGGATATTCCGGGTGCTAAGAAACTTCTTGAGAGATTGGAGAAAGGCAATTTTAGAAGCTTGTTTAGCAAGAAATAG
- the LOC130976771 gene encoding ethylene-responsive transcription factor ESR1-like has product MAETEDKKHAPPPPPPPTATTTEDAAVVAATTTNNIGQQANNKSSNNNMVRRFIGVRQRPSGRWVAEIKDSSQHVRLWLGTYDSPEQAARAYDEAARALRGENARTNFAPPSSSSSPPLPPPSPGNNNNNKHGLSFASLKAKLSKNLQSIMARANHNNKSSSSKSRVSDHFTFASIFNRNRNNNHHQQHAPPPMAIDVKNIDKVVQPSIIVPPHKDQHHQHYYEPNNNNNNWETSSVSDCSNEWIINNNGLFQKHRLLLDSSSSAGSDNDGEFGCVGDQGVLDQLMGWVDSTQISSSDEGLSSSRSKRFKVSSSVLVPPTFTASSSPSPYYYYDCASPYTSASGSPYNGIGSYYGYGYGSPNYYASHYNNSTDGK; this is encoded by the exons ATGGCAGAAACTGAGGATAAGAAACAtgctcctcctcctccaccaccaccaacagCAACAACCACGGAAGACGCCGCCGTCGTCGCGgccaccaccaccaacaacaTAGGTCAACAAGCAAACAATAAATCCAGCAACAACAACATGGTGAGAAGGTTCATAGGGGTGAGGCAAAGGCCCTCAGGGAGATGGGTGGCAGAGATTAAAGACTCATCTCAGCATGTAAGATTATGGCTTGGTACCTATGATTCACCTGAACAGGCTGCTAGGGCTTATGATGAAGCTGCTAGAGCACTTCGTGGTGAGAATGCAAGAACCAACTTTGCACCACCCTCGTCTTCGTCATCACCACCACTACCTCCTCCATCTCCAG gaaataataacaataataagcATGGATTAAGCTTTGCCTCATTGAAAGCAAAGTTGAGCAAGAACTTGCAAAGCATCATGGCAAGGGCTAATCACAACAACAAGTCTTCATCATCTAAGAGTAGAGTGAGTGATCATTTCACCTTTGCTAGCATATTCAATCGCAATAGAaacaataatcatcatcaacaaCATGCTCCTCCTCCTATGGCAATAGATGTTAAGAACATTGACAAAGTGGTGCAACCTAGCATCATAGTACCACCACACAAGGACCAACATCATCAACATTATTATGAGcctaataacaacaacaacaattggGAAACTTCAAGTGTCTCTGATTGTAGCAACGAGTGGATCATAAACAATAATGGGTTGTTCCAAAAACATAGGTTGTTGTTGGATTCATCATCATCAGCAGGTTCTGATAATGATGGTGAGTTTGGTTGTGTTGGTGATCAAGGGGTTTTGGATCAACTAATGGGGTGGGTTGATAGCACTCAGATTAGTAGTAGTGATGAGGGTTTATCATCATCAAGGAGCAAAAGATTCAAGGTATCTTCTTCAGTTCTTGTGCCACCAACTttcactgcttcttcttctccttctccttattattattatgattgcGCTTCTCCATACACTAGTGCTTCTGGATCTCCATATAATGGTATTGGTAGTTATTATGGTTATGGTTATGGCTCCCCTAATTACTATGCCTCTCACTATAATAATAGTACTGAtggtaaataa